Proteins from a genomic interval of Lactococcus protaetiae:
- a CDS encoding YdbC family protein: MADKLKFEIVEELIVLSENAKGWRKELNRVSWNDAEPKYDIRTWSPDHEKMGKGITLSEEEFGVLLKELGNK; encoded by the coding sequence ATGGCAGATAAATTGAAATTTGAGATTGTCGAAGAGCTGATTGTGTTGTCTGAAAATGCAAAAGGTTGGCGCAAAGAGCTTAATCGTGTCTCTTGGAATGATGCGGAACCAAAATATGATATTCGCACTTGGTCACCTGACCACGAAAAAATGGGTAAAGGAATTACTTTGTCCGAAGAAGAATTTGGTGTTCTTTTAAAAGAACTAGGAAATAAATAA
- a CDS encoding DUF3397 domain-containing protein — translation MFTKVLIALYPLIVFIALVFIFKFFKLRHITNRKLKIPDVFTIFLILGMQIFSKNATSISVLPYYLLIISGLALVLLLLDLFYYKHFTYRRFLKLWWRITFFITFIIYIGVVVMVFVH, via the coding sequence ATGTTTACTAAAGTCCTTATCGCGCTTTATCCTTTAATTGTATTTATAGCGCTCGTGTTTATTTTCAAGTTTTTCAAATTACGTCACATTACCAATCGCAAACTCAAAATTCCAGATGTCTTTACGATTTTTCTGATTTTAGGTATGCAGATTTTCTCAAAAAATGCGACAAGTATCAGCGTTCTTCCTTACTATCTGCTTATCATCTCAGGATTAGCACTTGTTTTACTCTTACTTGATTTATTCTACTATAAGCACTTTACTTATCGTCGCTTCTTAAAGCTTTGGTGGCGTATAACATTTTTCATTACTTTTATCATCTACATCGGTGTTGTTGTGATGGTCTTTGTCCATTAA
- a CDS encoding biotin transporter BioY has product MQNTKLYSLTLIAIGAAIIAVLSPLAIPIGIVPITLQTLAVGLVATFLKARETFFAILIYLILGFIGIPVFTGGTSGIAVLFGATGGFLVAFLFIGTLISWGLHKIDYKPIPALTINIIGHILMLLVGTLWIKLFMNIDWTNALRAGFTPFLVVEIIKAVLVTIFGLAIIRALSPVNKYFTN; this is encoded by the coding sequence ATGCAAAATACAAAACTTTATTCACTCACATTGATTGCAATAGGTGCCGCAATCATCGCAGTGCTTTCACCATTAGCTATTCCAATAGGAATCGTCCCTATCACTTTGCAAACACTCGCCGTAGGTCTTGTCGCAACCTTTCTCAAAGCTCGTGAAACTTTTTTTGCTATTTTAATTTATTTAATTCTTGGTTTTATTGGTATTCCTGTATTCACAGGAGGAACTTCTGGTATTGCAGTTCTTTTTGGAGCAACAGGTGGGTTTCTTGTTGCTTTTCTATTTATAGGCACTTTGATTTCATGGGGATTGCACAAAATTGACTATAAACCCATACCAGCACTGACAATTAACATCATCGGTCATATCCTTATGCTCCTTGTAGGAACGCTTTGGATTAAATTATTTATGAACATTGACTGGACAAATGCATTGCGAGCAGGTTTTACTCCATTCTTAGTCGTGGAGATTATCAAAGCAGTACTTGTTACGATCTTTGGACTTGCAATTATCCGTGCACTTTCTCCTGTAAATAAATACTTTACAAACTAG
- a CDS encoding aminoacyl-tRNA deacylase, translated as MAKKQKLKKTLVEQILDKAKIKHIGLAINALESDTLPDNITRSDIYKTLALIGDRTGPIIGILPLTEHLSEKKLAKVSGNKKVTMIPQKDLQKTTGYIHGANNPVGIWQNKKFPIFIDTIAQDKDFIICSAGELGRSIQIEPKTLADFVHAQFTEIREI; from the coding sequence ATGGCTAAAAAGCAAAAATTAAAGAAAACACTTGTTGAGCAAATTCTTGACAAAGCAAAAATAAAGCATATCGGTCTTGCCATCAATGCACTTGAAAGCGACACACTCCCTGATAACATCACGCGTAGCGACATCTATAAAACCCTTGCCCTTATCGGAGATAGGACAGGTCCAATCATCGGCATCCTTCCTTTGACCGAACACCTCTCAGAGAAAAAGCTCGCAAAAGTCAGCGGCAACAAAAAAGTCACTATGATTCCACAAAAAGATCTGCAAAAAACAACAGGCTATATCCACGGTGCAAATAACCCTGTCGGAATCTGGCAAAATAAGAAATTTCCGATTTTTATAGATACAATTGCCCAAGATAAAGACTTCATCATCTGTTCGGCAGGTGAACTTGGACGTAGTATTCAGATTGAACCAAAAACTTTAGCAGATTTTGTTCATGCTCAATTTACCGAAATACGCGAAATTTGA